The genome window TGTCAAACAGACGTCGCTTGTTCGACACACGCGTCTGTTGGCACGTGGATCTCGAGCAGCGCTTGCGATCGCAGTTCACTTTCGAGTCCTGCAACAAaatagaaatcaaaaatatattaataaaatattgaaaaataaaaaaagttttaaatttaaaattaagtctagtatgaaaaaattccAGATATcagtcaaattttattaaatatttgtagattaaaaaaatttgagctcaaaattaaaacgaaTACGAAAAAATGCATATCTGTATGAATAAGAAAATTCCAGGTATACTTTTAGTAAGATGctaaattttcatttccataaaatttaataaaatattgacaaataaaaaaaattcttcagttaataattaaatcaaatatgaaaaatattaaatatcaataaaattgaataaaatatttgtagttaGTAGAATTTggagttaaaaattaaaataaatacgaaaaaaTGCATATCTGTATGAATAAGAAAATTCCAGATATACTTTTTTTCAAGGTGCTAAACTTTCATttccataaaatttaataaaatattgacaaataaaaaaagttttgatttcaaaattaaatcaaataaaaaaaaatatcaaatatctataaaatttaataaaatatttgttgatagtaaaattttgagttcaaaattaaaacaattgcgAAAAAATGCATATCTGTATGAATAAGAATATTCCagatatacttttttttatggtactaaattttcatttccataaaatttaataaaatattgacaaataaaaaaaaatgctcaagttaaaaattaaatcaaatatgaaaaatatcaaatattaataaaattgaaaaaataattaaaattttaagttaaaaattaaaacgaatacgaaaaaatgcatatctgtatgaattaaaaaattccagatataattttatttaaggtgctaaattttcatttccataacatttaataaaatatttgcaaataattaagttttgtgtGCGAAATGTAATGAAATACGTAAAAAACATACATCTGTATGAATTAGAAATTCCagatatactttttttaagctggtaaatttttgatttccataaaacttaataatacATTTGTAAATCATACAGCTTATagttcaattttcaaattgttccatagatttttttgtatttttttttttaaattcattaattttagctTTGGTTCTttgtttgcataatttttttttaaaataataatttaacttgaatttttatttatttatttaacaaagtttcttagaattggaaaaaaaatattaattttcagaGCAGAATGTGTCAAGAAATtggaatattataataaaaaaaagtatctcaACTGGagtatttttttctgtatgttttcaaaacattggctcaattcaaaaaaaaaaaaacatagttgTTAATACAAAATTCTTGATAATACTAATGTTCTTGTTTAAGAAAGAAATCATAATAcaatttaccttttttttaataaaaattgagtaataaaattaattaaaatgatgatgataattttaaatattgaaattacaatttttaataaaaattgagtattcaaatttaatgcatATACAATGCAATAACAGAGCTATCTGTCGTATtcgaataattaaaatgatgatttcaaaataagcgtcgtaatcaattaattttaagtattgaaattataaatttaataatgatttaagaaaagcactaataaatttaaaatattgatttttagttttattatgatttaaaaattcaaaattgcgtttttaagataaacttttttttttgagatcaactattaaatatataaataattgtaatttgaaaaaagtaaGAACTTACCTTGCAACGGCATTTGATGCACTTCTGTTCGCCATGTGACAATAGAATGGGATGCCACTCCTGTCCGTTTTCGTAGATCTTATTGACGACCTTGCAACCGCCGGCGGCAAGTACCTCCTCGGCATTATGGGCGGCGGTACGTTGCATGGCCTGATCGTGCAACACATTGGGATTGTTCGGCTGATGCTTGCTGCCGTGATTGCTCTGCTTGCCCTCCGGACAGACCTTGCAACATGCCTTCTTGTCGGGTCGATAGGCCAGCTTCTCGCTGCACTGCAAGGGGGGGCACGACATGCGGGGGCAGCGCACCTCCAGCGTCAGCAGGTCACAGCTGCAGGTGGTGCAAGTATCGAAGCCATTCGGTGGCAAGAACGGATGCCAACTGGCGCCCGCCGCATGGAATTGATCGCCCAAACGGCAGCCGCGTCGTTGTTGCAACAAATCGGTGGCATTCAGAGCGGGCGAAGTGTTGTGGCCATGATCACCACCAGCAGCCGTGGCAGCCGTGGCATGCCAATCGGCAGCAGTTTCACGTCTTGCCACACAACTGGGGCAACATTCGCCGTCGCGTTGCAACAGCTGCTCGGTGGCAGCCTTACACTTGAGGGCCGGACACTTGATCAGCTCACAGATGGCCTGACCACGCTGACAGGCACACATGTGGCACGTATCCTGTGCACTGCGCCACGACTCCGACTCATTGTAGAAGCGTCCGGAGTGAAAGCATTTCGTTTCGCCATTCAACATTTGATTATCATTATGATCGCCCGGCACCGGCACATTATTATCCGTATAGCTGGGGAAACAATGTGCTGGCACCTTGGTGCTCTTCAGCTTGCCACGCAGCATGATTGAGGATGACGCTGATTGTTGATTGTGCTTCGCATGCAACTCCAAATAGCACACACTTGTCTCCAGCTTTATTAGCTCCGCTGAGGGCATGCCCAGCACAAATCCTTCAATATAATTGCCGCTGAATTCCTCGAGCAGTTTGCGTGTCACTGGCGCGCCAATTGCCTCAATGGGCTTCTCCTCCAAAtacagctgcaactgctgaCTTGCCACGCCACTCAGCGTCAGCTCGTAATGCAGATTGCACTCATTATCAATGGACATCCAGGCCATGCCCATGGCCCCAGTTATCGACTCGCCATGTTGCTTCAACAGTATCGGTTCAGCGGAGTCACGTGCATCGGCCACCGGACGTGGCACCAATCGGCCACGTATCAAACTTGCCTCATGCTCCGTGGCCACATTGACGCCCAATTCGCCGGCATAGAGTGACTCCAAGACCTTGGGTCCCAACTTCTCCACACTGCCAATGGCctgattgaaattgaaactggGTGTCAGATCCTCCAGCTTGGCCTTGCGCTTGCCCTGCTCCTCAATCAGACTGATATTGGGACGATCTCGCGTATTCACATGATCCGTCTCAATGTTGTACGCCAAGCTGCCATCCGTATTCAGATAAACCCAAGCCAAACCGCTGCTCCGAGTGCTGATTTCACCGCCATGTGTGGGTGCCAACAATGTCTGAAAGATCTCACAGCTGGCCCGGGTCACAATGTGACCCTGTATGCGCAATTGCGGATACTTCTTGGACTCCACAGTGATGAGCAGCTTGCCGCGCGACATCAAACGCAAATTTTGTATGGAAATGGGTGAGCTTAGTTCGAGTATATTGATTTCAGCGGACGGTTTGCGCACTCGCGGCACCTCATCAAAGATCAGCTCCTTACGCTCCGGCAATTCGATGCGCACACTCAAGGCGGCATCCGCGAATTCCTCCACGCCAAAGACACCGTTGAAGAGTAGCGTGAGGTGCATGGAACTTGCCGCACCGCTGCTGGTAGAAACAATGGCCGTACCACCGGCACCGGCTAACTGTGGATCCGGTTTACCATTGGCCATCGCTGGTGCCTCCAACAGCGAACTGAACAATTCCGTTTGCAGTGCCGTATATTTGGCTATTTTGCCAGCCAAGGCCAATTCCATTTGATGCTTGTTGCCCCAAATGAGCACTACATGCAAACGGTCGTCACGTAGTATACGCTTATAATCCCGTGGCACACGTCGCCACACGCCACAGATTTTGCCCGTGGCATTCTGATACACACTCAGTGTGCCACTGAGAGTCGTCTCCAATTGATGCTCCTCCAGTATAACGCCGGCATCATCCACAAATTGTATGGCACGTGGACGGCCGATTTTGGCGGATGTGTAGAACGAATAATACAGATTCTTTTTGTGGAACAAAAAGCGTGCGGTGGCAACGACATTTTGTGGATTGTATGTGGTATACATGGATTTCATCTCCTCACCCTTGAGGAAATACGATGTGCGTCCCGTTAGCAGCGCCGCGTAATCTGtaaatcaattataaatattaagcaaattatgtttatgaataattttgtaaatcaactgcattttatgattaaatatataaataattgtctCAGCCATGTTATGccaaaatttcagccttctagcTCTTGTGGTTTAgactgtgcaatgatcagtaaGTAAGTTAGGACAAAGAGTCTTATATATACAgacatactttttttttaaactgagacaatcattaaattttgtcaacattttgtaattgctctgaattaaataaatatatattttatatttcatattttattttacaatttttttaaggctCTACTTACGTTTCATATTGCGCTCCTCTTCCTCGCTGGGCACAGGCACATCCAATGCTACATCCGTatctgtaaaataaaaatgaatggaAATACGTTTAGTTAGATTTGAAGAATTTTTTGCGCTCTATTTGTGCGTTGTGTGTTGCAGTTCAAACGTTAAATGCCGCtgaatgaaatgaatgaatgaataaaagGGCAGGTAGACAAACACACAGCTctcactgtctgtctgtctgtccgtctgtccgtctgtccgtccgtccgtctgtccgtctgtctgtctgtccaggTGGCATTCATTAATCGTGCATAAATTGAGACACTGCAGGTAAACTAGTCTCAGAACACAGAATTCAAAACAGAACGAGACCCGAAATGCAACTTCCAGGAATTGGCTTGGCGTGAAAGTAGGTGGACATTTCCGGCGTGACAAGGGGCAGGCTcaaacaccacacacacacacacacacacatacaacagtTGATTGACAGTGGCACATAAATCACCATCTCAGCTACAGCTTCAACTTCGTTAGAAGTCGCTTCCTAAAGCtgattataaaaaacaagctGAGATTTATGAAAAACTCAACGTGTAGTTACCCTGTAGTTGGTATTAACAGTGTagatactttaaatttgaaataaacccCCTTTTGGCTATTATTTAACGTTtatatgccacgcccacctcaAGTAACTCGGCTGTCTGTGAAGAGAttttgctgaaattttcagaatatgcagctgaaattattatatagaCATACTCTTCGTTTTGGAGTCTTACTGCACTATTTTACgcatattttaagatttccttTATTTCCCATCTCAAGTAACTCAGCTGTCTGTGAAGAGATTATGCTGAAATTTTCAGACTATGTAGCTACAGTTATTATATAGACATATTTCTCCTCTTGGAGTCTAAATACACCATATTTCCTCCACTTATCAGTATAATTCCCAAGTAACTCGGCTACCTCAAAAGATATTCTGCTGAAAATTTTACTATAGGCAGCTAACTTAGTAATATATACGCATAGTAAAGAATTGtatgtttacagggtatttacataaaagaaaactaaaaagaagAAGTTGGAGGCTAAAGCTGaagttgatgctgatgctgcatTGGAATTTCGATTATTTCACCTACCCCTCCCCCACAAAGCTGTCTGCTTTAAGCCGCAAAATATAAAGAAGAAGCACAAGAAAAGAGTGAagtaaagaagaaaaaaaaaatgtaaaaaaaaacaaaatcaacttCTTGCCGCATAATGAAGGGCGACAAATCTGACACCTTGTATAGCATTTTATTGAGCCGAGGCCGAGATGATATTGGTTTTGGATACTGGTGGGTAGAGAGGAGTGGGCAAGGGGTAGGGGATGGAGTGCAGGCCAAGATCGCACTGCGGTTgcccaagtgtgtgtgtgtgtgtgtgtgtgtgtagcttcAATGTCTCTGGCTGTCCGATCTTATCGCCTGATCTTAATACGAGCCACTTCTGACCGAAGCCGCTAGTCTCCTTTTCTTCCTTTCCTCCACTTAGCTCCCTCTTCCTTAAGCtacttcttctttttgcttttttttttttcaatttgacgCGTCGTCTGCACATTCTTTTGCTTATTGGCGATCGAGCCGAAAGATCGCAGCTGAGTTTTACAGTAGAGAATCTCgggttgaggttgaggttgaggcTCCCTGTGTCTCCAGTGTCTCCAGTGTCCCTAGGTCCCTATGTCCATTGGTATAGGACCCTCGACATTGCCCTTGACTCGCACTCGCTTGCAGATGAATGAATTTCGTTacgtttcgtttcatttttatgccGTGTGTGTGgctcttctgcttctgctgcttcttcttacTCATCCACtcattcttcttcttgttattgttggtatTTCGGTCTTGGCCCGGTCGGTTTTTGTAAGCCAAGATAAATGAGTTTTGGTGCGCACAAAGACGACGACACGTTGCCCATCATGACAACCACGAGagaacggacagacggacagacagacggacagcgGGACagccgcacagtgggacacacagacagacagctgGACAGAAGCCGACAAAGCCAgaggaaaaaaaagacaaacgaCACCTTCGGCATTGAGTCAACGCTTTGGTATGCGACTTCTCAGGCCCCCTCTTCCCCCTTCCCACAGcggtaaaaaaacaaaaacaaaactgaaatcAGAATCTTGAAATCTTCAAATCTTTGCAGCTCATTAACAAAAAGtttgaaagtgttttttttagtagTTCTCAGGTCTCTAATGAAACGAGCTATAATACTTGAAAGTAAGCCACAAGAgatggagaagaagaagaagagtagGAGAAAGAGGAAGCGCAGGAAATTGATGAGACAGTAGAGGAGCAAAGACGCGACCGAGAAGAATTTTGAATGCTTTTGAAAGCggattaaaagcaaataaaatagataagagTTAAgttattctttctttttaataaaaatatatcaaatgttgattaattttcattcaagGAGCTTTTCAGAGgtcttataataataataaggagCTTTTAGGCAAGATGCAGCTGAGCTTTACTGAGAGTGAAAGTTTTATGAAAGTTCTTAGACGCTAAAGCTCACTCTCTTACTAAAGATTCTTATGATTCCATGAATGggaatctttaatttttttgggaGTAGTTAAAGTAACTTTGAAGTTTTATGACTGAATAATAACAAAAGCTTTATTTTACTAACTTTTTACCAAACTGTTTTatcaatactttttttaaaatgatatcaACAGATCCTCagcttaaaaatatctttagaAAACTACctgaattgaatttataacAAACTAAATGCGATCGTGCAACAGAGTTTGTTGTTTCGATTTTTAATAGACAGTTCCGTTTCGATGCCACCGataaagttgaaatttttatgggGCAGTTAAGCGATAAGAAGGGATAGACGAAGACAACTCTGGGATTTTGGAGGGACTCACGCCTCTGCGATAATAATCTCGACTCTTTGCTGTAACGTTTTcgttatttgattatttttttttgactatcCTTTTGTGACTACAAAGTTGGAATGTTGGAAACTGGCTCATAAAATGCACTAAAAAGGAAATGCATTGACCACAAAAGATGTCATCAATGTGAATTGTCCAAACTGTTAATGGACCAAAAAAAAGACCGGAGAAACGATCGAAAACGATCGAAAACGATTCAAAACGATCGTCAATGATTGGCAGCGATTGAAAGCGATTCAAAACGATGGCAGTTGAAATCGACATTGCCACAAGAggcattcaattttattgtctCTACCTGGTAAATGTTTGTTCTGACTCTTTCGCGCTCTCTGTCGCTCACGCTTGCTGTCTCTGTCGCACTTATGTGTGTTATTGGACCGCCCGCTGTTTGTGGCGGTAAATGAGATAATTTAATAAGCGTTAAAATGCTCGAGTTATGTCATTatacacaacagcaacaacagcaaaaaaaaaaaaaaaccaaggcAGAGAAATGtggcagaaaaaaataacgaaaaaatgcataaattaatgcaGAGAAAACCAGACTTGGCtgcatgtggcagcaacacaACAAGCCTGCCCCCAAAAATGGTCATTTAACGTGGGCAATTTGAGCCgccgagagagagaaagagagacattGAGCTGCAGCACAAagcgttgcaagttgccaagttgccaagttgccagttgctgtGGCAGCATCACTAAACTTGGAGCACAGcttctatatgtatatatatatatataaatatatatgctatatatCGTGGCATAAGCATAGTCAGCCGTGGCATGCACCAAGttagggcaaaaaaaaaaaaaaaaaaaaaaaaagagaaataactTTGGTAAATCAAAAGCagcaacgttgttgttgttgttgttgttgttgttgctgttgttgttgctggcaaatatttttacaatagcTGTGGCTGGCTGAAGGCGGCAGGAGGCGTGGCACtgcggcatgcggcatgtggcaagagCCAAGTTGGGGCCGCGCCCGTGCCTTCTAACTATTTATGGCAAacgagttgcagttgccacaaaagttgcagttaaagttaaagttgaagCTGATGCGGCGCACAACTCTTGACGTGGCAGCAATTTGTGGCAGCTACTTGGCCAactgaataaaagtgaaatcgTCGAAAAGAGaggagcaaaaaataaaaaaaaagggggcgGTCAATTGGTTACGACAAAGGTCAACGGCTTTGCAtaagcaaatgaaatattgCCACAAAACGGAAACTAATGATGTGCTGCTAGCAGcggcagttgcaagttgcaagttgcaagttccAAGTTGCATGTTGCCAGTTTGCTCTGTGGCAGGCAACCAGTTTAGAGACAGACCCCCAGCTCTCATGCCACACAGCGGCAAATGTCTGACTGGAATTCAGCCAGCACTTGCCTGATTATGTGAAaaatgtcacacacacacacacacacacacacacacacacacacacacacaccaacttTTCTCCCAagtcgcttttttttttttattgtgttctTTTCTAATTATGAATTCAATTCATGCAGAAAATTAGCAAAAAGCCAAAGAATTGCCCAGTGATTCAGTCTGCCgctttatatatactatacagTTGGTCCAGAAAATATGCTCccacatttgtttttcttaatttgaaaaataaaaataatgtttccTTTCTTTAAATTGTACTAAGCACttgattaaatattcataaaaagcaaatatttttaggaataaaaatgtctacattttttgttgttgtcacaaCACTTTTTTGACTTactgtaagtgtgtgtatgtgtgttaaatgtgtatgtttgtgtgtttaaTGCGTGCTTACGCTTTGAGACAACATCTATGTGCACTTAAACTTCAAAAAAGCACAAATTAAGTGCGTTTAGCGTTGCCACCTGGTTGGTTTTAGAGTTGCCAGCTGTTCACAAGCTATCTGCAGCTGTCTGCTTAGTCAGTTGCCTAATTTAGTTGGATATACCTAAGTTAATAtgctaattttgttttagagCTGCcacttctttatttaattgggGTTGCCACTAAGGCAATAAACTTATAATGACCTTCTCAGCTTTTGAAACTGCAGCTTTGACCTATAACTATGCTGAGTTGACTTTAACTAAGCTATTTTCTGATTTAGACAATATTCAAATGCTTAGCGTTGCCACTGCAACGTTGCCAGCTGGTCAACTTGAGTTATAGCCATGTTTTGGCTTTGGAATCGTTTAATGCGGCACGTGTGAATCCCCAGTGTGCCACGAAAACCGAAAAAATGCGGCAAATAGTAGAATTGCCAATGTCACCATGAATATATTCCGAATTCCAAGTCTCAGTGCCAGTTCCCAAAGGTGTcttataataatcataaagaTATTAACAATGTTGCCCAGTTGTacgatattaaataaatcgtacataaaaataaagaaaataaagaagaagagagacaACATGTGGTAGAAGAAGAGGAGAAGAAACAAGAAGACGCGACAACATGAAACATGCAAAAttcgaataaataaatgcagagATAgcccaaaaaatgaaataacatACATCAAGAAAGAacgaaagacagacagacagacagacagacagacagacagacagacagacagacagacagacagacagagatagagatagtGTGGCAAGGAGAATTGGGGGAGGTAGATATACTGGGTATAGATCGAAATATGTTGGGTAGGCGACAAAAACAACCAAATGGcataaaaaagaattataaattgcGTAGCGTTGACCTTCATTTCGGTCCAAGtaatttttcataaacaaTTTACGCGTTTCGTTGTCCGATTCATACCGAACTATCTATAtgcgtacatatatatatatagatatatagatcTGAAAAGTGTTGTACAGCTGCCGTAGCTGCTACGCttaattattcatatatacataatatatatataaatgtgacTGAATTCTTTACAAGCAATCATATCATTTTTATAGccatctatttatatatagtatacaatATTTGGATCGCCTGCTTGTCCAATAATCCCATTCAATATCTCTTTCGGTTTTTATGATGCTTAACAAACAATTGCATGTGTCAAAATATTGAGATATTTTCCTAATTTATAATCCCCGTCCGTCTGAGTGTATGCTTTGAACATACCCAACAAATCTGCCCGAATCCCTCATCCGAtaactatgtatatatatgtatatatatatatctatgatATAGATCCATGACGCATATCTTTGGCATGAGTTTTTCTGGTCGAGTGAAAGTGTTTATAGAGCTTCTCATTTCtatacgatttttttttgtgtatttatagTTCGAATTTGTTGATGAATATGTTCGTATATctaacatatgtacatgtatgtggCACTTACCGTTACGATCTCCGGGACAGGTCTTACAGCATTTGCCGGGCAATGATATGGGATCATCGCATTTAGCGGGCGGACATTCGTTCTTAATATTCCGACACTGGACTCGTGCAACAATGCGACGCTTTTTTGGTATCTACAAGAAttgaaagaagaagaacatatattagcaaaaaaaaaaaaaatatttaaagtattaaaaaagtagTATAATATCTCATTAGTTATGCTGAGTGGATGAGCCAATGTGTCACTTCTGTCTGTCCCGATGCCCATTactgtatattttatttatttttttatttactttttatataatttttgtagcCGCAAAATTAATTAGCGCTGCCATTCGCaaacatcacacacacacccaaattttctattccatttccatgcaataccctgtaatcataAAACTAAACCAAGCGTCTCGTTTCAGCTTCAATAACTATGTGAACTGAGCAACTGCTAGaactaaaactttaaattaattttctaagctttctttttataattcactaataaattttatattattcctCAACTGtatagtaattttttaaagtagcATAACTTTAATAACTATGTGAACTCAGCAACTGCTTGATCTAAGAACTGCAAACTAGTTTTGTAAGGTTTCTTTCtctaattaactaaaaattttatattattccttgagtttttagtaatttttttaaatagcataAAAATTGTCTGACTTAACTTACATTCattatatcttatttttttgctgattATAATCTGTCTTTTAACATTTCTGAAAGTTTCGTAGGAACTATgcaatttacagggtatttaataAGCGCATTTGCTGGCCATTTAACGATCGCTCTCTTGctgctttaaatttagaacTAAATCAAGCTGCgattttcttaatataaatatttgaatatatttataattttatatatcaattttattttattttttttttttttggctttttccatatcttttatttgtttgtgttaATTCATTTCAGATCTCTGGTCGCTTGGTCGACTGGCCTGAGAATGTTGTGTCGTTGTCTTTTTGATGTTTATatgaattcatttttattggtCTGCCAACGTTGTTGCTTTTAACGATGGTATATCAGTTCTTAAGTCttacagcaaaaaaaaggaaaaaaaaaggaaaaaagaatGGAAGGCAAGTCAGCAGCTATCATTTTATGATGTGCTCGTTTATAAGTCTTGCAGccacataaattataattaattaatacaaaactGACTTTTATGCAATGGCCAAATGACCAAATGACCAAATGCCCAGTGGCTGGACAGGTCCATTAAAACGAGTCAAGAAACTGCGATGTCGACAACGTTGCCAGCTCTCCTCTATAAAAAAGAGGGAGGCGACTTCAATTAgcacaacaatttgcaaaaaaaaaacaaaacaaaaaataaaaacagataaAAACTATAAGTACAAACAACTGAAActaaaacattaataaaaccagctcattaaacaaaattaacaactgcaaaaaaatatatgtgaacTAGTTCGTATAGCTCTTATAGACGAACTGATTTATGATACATGAGTCAGAGCTGAGTAAGAAACTAACTAAAGTTagatttgaaatatttgaaattttaagataaaattgaaccaaaaatattttttagttaattttaaaaaaagtcatttgaacagaaaaaaataaatcggaacatattgtaaataatagataaaaaaatttggataAATTcggaaaattagaaaaaaaagtaagttaattaattaaatatgtcatatatataaagttattCTTAAAGTTCGTGATTTTGACTGTTGAATTGACACAATTTTTGATTCGCGTAGATCTGCTCTATTTAAGGAGATGCCCTATAATTTTGACAACTGTTGGTTATGCTATGATTTGTGGGCTTTTTGGGCTGATTTTGTTAGCTCTTGTCTGGGTCGTCTGGTCGATGGCAGACgcacaatgacaacaacaacacaaacaagtaacaaaaacaacaacatatgcCAAGACTTTATGGCGTCAATTAATTTTCGGGGCCTGCCTTATAAACAggctatatatatttcttttatacatatataaaaatcgttgatattattgctgttgttgttgttatttttacacTCGACGCAGAACTTGAACGAAGACACAAGTTTGACATTTTcatccttgttgttgtttttctttcccCTCGTAATTGCAACAAttcaatcaacaacaacaaacggaaaacgcaattttcaatttgtttttggcaaagttttcgcgattttaatatatatatttagtttaaagtACGCATCTGCtctatatagtacatataatGTATAGGGTATACGCAGagctttaaaatcaatattaatcaTGCGtaaaaatgccataaattatGCGCTTCTTTTTGCCgccaattttgatttttcttttttttttttggttcaacttaagtaaaaatacatttttcgcCAATAATTTTCGACTGTTTTCCTTGTTGTTCTGTTTTCTGATTTGGCAaacgatgttgttgttgctgttgttgtttctgttgttctGTCTTGTCGCTTGTAGCAAATGTCGGCAGTCATTAGTCAATTAGTTGGCCGCCTATCAGCGCAGACTTCACTT of Drosophila innubila isolate TH190305 chromosome X, UK_Dinn_1.0, whole genome shotgun sequence contains these proteins:
- the LOC117780430 gene encoding dorsal-ventral patterning protein Sog isoform X1, translated to MVNNLTNAAALATATGTVQTLDSRQTIAGDTDANTNTNTSSSNSSNSNSSNTYHYQSKLQQLLIIALLLCLSSCLPLTVQARRHAPLMFEESDTARRSNRPAVTECQFGKVLRELGSTWYADLGPPFGVMYCIKCECVAIPKKRRIVARVQCRNIKNECPPAKCDDPISLPGKCCKTCPGDRNDTDVALDVPVPSEEEERNMKHYAALLTGRTSYFLKGEEMKSMYTTYNPQNVVATARFLFHKKNLYYSFYTSAKIGRPRAIQFVDDAGVILEEHQLETTLSGTLSVYQNATGKICGVWRRVPRDYKRILRDDRLHVVLIWGNKHQMELALAGKIAKYTALQTELFSSLLEAPAMANGKPDPQLAGAGGTAIVSTSSGAASSMHLTLLFNGVFGVEEFADAALSVRIELPERKELIFDEVPRVRKPSAEINILELSSPISIQNLRLMSRGKLLITVESKKYPQLRIQGHIVTRASCEIFQTLLAPTHGGEISTRSSGLAWVYLNTDGSLAYNIETDHVNTRDRPNISLIEEQGKRKAKLEDLTPSFNFNQAIGSVEKLGPKVLESLYAGELGVNVATEHEASLIRGRLVPRPVADARDSAEPILLKQHGESITGAMGMAWMSIDNECNLHYELTLSGVASQQLQLYLEEKPIEAIGAPVTRKLLEEFSGNYIEGFVLGMPSAELIKLETSVCYLELHAKHNQQSASSSIMLRGKLKSTKVPAHCFPSYTDNNVPVPGDHNDNQMLNGETKCFHSGRFYNESESWRSAQDTCHMCACQRGQAICELIKCPALKCKAATEQLLQRDGECCPSCVARRETAADWHATAATAAGGDHGHNTSPALNATDLLQQRRGCRLGDQFHAAGASWHPFLPPNGFDTCTTCSCDLLTLEVRCPRMSCPPLQCSEKLAYRPDKKACCKVCPEGKQSNHGSKHQPNNPNVLHDQAMQRTAAHNAEEVLAAGGCKVVNKIYENGQEWHPILLSHGEQKCIKCRCKDSKVNCDRKRCSRSTCQQTRVSNKRRLFDKPGSESNAQPIDECCSTQCRRSRRHHKRQPHHQQRATSS
- the LOC117780430 gene encoding dorsal-ventral patterning protein Sog isoform X2, with product MVNNLTNAAALATATGTVQTLDSRQTIAGDTDANTNTNTSSSNSSNSNSSNTYHYQSKLQQLLIIALLLCLSSCLPLTVQARRHAPLMFEESDTARRSNRPAVTECQFGKVLRELGSTWYADLGPPFGVMYCIKCECVAIPKKRRIVARVQCRNIKNECPPAKCDDPISLPGKCCKTCPGDRNDTDVALDVPVPSEEEERNMKHYAALLTGRTSYFLKGEEMKSMYTTYNPQNVVATARFLFHKKNLYYSFYTSAKIGRPRAIQFVDDAGVILEEHQLETTLSGTLSVYQNATGKICGVWRRVPRDYKRILRDDRLHVVLIWGNKHQMELALAGKIAKYTALQTELFSSLLEAPAMANGKPDPQLAGAGGTAIVSTSSGAASSMHLTLLFNGVFGVEEFADAALSVRIELPERKELIFDEVPRVRKPSAEINILELSSPISIQNLRLMSRGKLLITVESKKYPQLRIQGHIVTRASCEIFQTLLAPTHGGEISTRSSGLAWVYLNTDGSLAYNIETDHVNTRDRPNISLIEEQGKRKAKLEDLTPSFNFNQAIGSVEKLGPKVLESLYAGELGVNVATEHEASLIRGRLVPRPVADARDSAEPILLKQHGESITGAMGMAWMSIDNECNLHYELTLSGVASQQLQLYLEEKPIEAIGAPVTRKLLEEFSGNYIEGFVLGMPSAELIKLETSVCYLELHAKHNQQSASSSIMLRGKLKSTKVPAHCFPSYTDNNVPVPGDHNDNQMLNGETKCFHSGRFYNESESWRSAQDTCHMCACQRGQAICELIKCPALKCKAATEQLLQRDGECCPSCVARRETAADWHATAASPALNATDLLQQRRGCRLGDQFHAAGASWHPFLPPNGFDTCTTCSCDLLTLEVRCPRMSCPPLQCSEKLAYRPDKKACCKVCPEGKQSNHGSKHQPNNPNVLHDQAMQRTAAHNAEEVLAAGGCKVVNKIYENGQEWHPILLSHGEQKCIKCRCKDSKVNCDRKRCSRSTCQQTRVSNKRRLFDKPGSESNAQPIDECCSTQCRRSRRHHKRQPHHQQRATSS